A stretch of the Actinoalloteichus fjordicus genome encodes the following:
- a CDS encoding sugar ABC transporter substrate-binding protein encodes MRVRSMLALTSGLVLVLAGCGANQASETPEDTGSTGGGAADTGLVVGVILPDTESSARWEGFDKPYLESAFAEAGVEADVQNAQGDIQRFSTIADQMIQRGVDVLALTNLSNESGAAVQQRAEAAGIPTIDYDRLTLGGNAQYYVSFDNTQVGRLQGEGLVECLGDQSGAQIIEIQGSPTDSNATLFQEGQREILQPLYDSGEYELVQSQPIDQWENQVGGRTFQQILTSNGGEVDGVVAANDGLAGAVITVLQQAGLAGEVPVTGQDASPEGLRSILLGDQCMTVYKPVFTEAQALVDLAVPLAQGDTEAADALASDVSTDTEGDREVASVLLDPVLVTSENVQQVVDDEWVSVEDLCAGEVADACSEQGIS; translated from the coding sequence ATGCGCGTCAGGAGCATGTTGGCCTTGACCAGCGGATTGGTTCTCGTCCTCGCAGGCTGCGGGGCAAACCAGGCGTCCGAGACGCCCGAGGACACCGGTTCGACCGGCGGCGGAGCGGCGGACACCGGCCTGGTGGTCGGCGTCATCCTGCCCGACACGGAGAGCTCCGCCCGGTGGGAGGGCTTCGACAAGCCGTATCTGGAGAGCGCCTTCGCCGAGGCAGGCGTGGAGGCCGACGTCCAGAACGCTCAGGGAGACATCCAGCGGTTCTCCACGATCGCCGATCAGATGATCCAGCGCGGAGTCGACGTCCTCGCACTGACCAACCTCAGCAACGAGAGCGGCGCGGCCGTCCAGCAGCGGGCCGAGGCCGCGGGCATTCCCACCATCGACTACGACCGGCTCACCCTCGGCGGCAACGCCCAGTACTACGTGTCCTTCGACAACACCCAGGTCGGCAGGCTGCAGGGTGAGGGCCTCGTCGAGTGTCTCGGTGACCAGTCTGGTGCGCAGATCATCGAGATCCAGGGCTCGCCGACCGACAGCAACGCGACCCTCTTCCAGGAGGGGCAGCGCGAGATCCTCCAGCCGCTGTACGACTCGGGCGAGTACGAACTGGTCCAGAGCCAGCCGATCGACCAGTGGGAGAACCAGGTCGGCGGCCGGACCTTCCAGCAGATCCTCACCAGCAACGGCGGCGAGGTCGACGGTGTCGTGGCCGCCAACGACGGCCTGGCGGGCGCGGTGATCACGGTCCTCCAGCAGGCGGGTCTGGCGGGCGAGGTGCCGGTCACTGGCCAGGACGCCTCACCGGAGGGACTGCGGTCCATCCTGCTCGGCGACCAGTGCATGACCGTCTACAAGCCGGTCTTCACCGAGGCGCAGGCCCTGGTCGACCTGGCCGTTCCGCTGGCCCAGGGCGATACCGAGGCCGCCGACGCGTTGGCCTCCGACGTCAGCACGGACACCGAGGGAGATCGTGAGGTCGCCTCGGTGCTGCTCGACCCGGTCCTGGTCACCAGCGAGAACGTCCAGCAGGTCGTCGACGACGAATGGGTGTCGGTCGAGGACCTCTGCGCGGGCGAGGTGGCCGACGCCTGCTCCGAGCAGGGCATCTCCTGA
- a CDS encoding DUF7455 domain-containing protein has translation MTGTLTRPELTAADRCDRCGAAAQVRAVLPSGGELLFCGHHAREHETRLRELAADIQDG, from the coding sequence ATGACAGGAACGCTCACCCGCCCCGAGCTCACCGCTGCAGACCGCTGCGACCGCTGCGGGGCGGCAGCCCAAGTTCGCGCCGTCCTCCCCTCGGGTGGCGAGCTGCTCTTCTGCGGCCACCACGCGAGGGAGCATGAAACGCGTCTTCGTGAGCTGGCAGCCGACATTCAAGACGGCTGA
- a CDS encoding SDR family oxidoreductase has protein sequence MNQVTIVTGGGRGIGAATARRLGEAGHRVCVGYRQDSRSAFEVVAAVERHGQAACAVRVDTSIEKDVERLFDEATAILGPVTGLVNNAGVTSTVGPLAELDPAALRRVLDVNVTGVILCARRAVRDMSTERGGRGGVIVNISSAAATLGSPGEYVHYAAAKAAVDAFTLGLAKEVATSGIRVNAVAPGTVHTEIHASSGVPDRADRVAARIPMGRAGRPAEIATTVEWFFTEGASYVTGAVLRVAGGL, from the coding sequence CGTCACCGGCGGCGGCCGGGGAATCGGTGCGGCGACGGCCCGCAGACTCGGCGAGGCCGGTCATCGCGTCTGCGTGGGTTACCGACAGGACTCGCGGTCCGCCTTCGAGGTCGTGGCCGCCGTCGAGCGGCACGGTCAAGCGGCGTGTGCGGTCCGCGTGGACACCTCGATCGAGAAGGACGTGGAACGGCTCTTCGACGAGGCCACGGCGATCCTGGGGCCCGTTACCGGGCTCGTCAACAACGCCGGGGTGACCAGCACCGTCGGGCCGCTGGCCGAGCTGGATCCCGCCGCGCTCCGTCGAGTGTTGGACGTGAACGTCACGGGCGTCATCCTGTGCGCACGCAGGGCGGTGCGGGACATGTCCACCGAGCGAGGCGGCAGGGGCGGCGTGATCGTGAACATCTCCTCGGCCGCGGCCACGCTCGGCAGCCCCGGTGAGTACGTCCACTACGCCGCGGCCAAGGCCGCTGTGGACGCCTTCACCCTGGGGTTGGCCAAGGAGGTCGCGACGTCGGGAATCCGGGTCAACGCGGTGGCTCCGGGAACCGTGCACACCGAGATCCATGCGTCGTCCGGGGTGCCGGACCGGGCGGATCGGGTGGCCGCACGGATACCGATGGGGCGCGCGGGACGGCCGGCGGAGATCGCCACGACCGTCGAGTGGTTCTTCACCGAAGGCGCCTCGTATGTCACCGGCGCCGTCCTGCGGGTGGCGGGAGGGCTCTGA
- a CDS encoding DEAD/DEAH box helicase: MDPPVAADPRERPLRAWQRRAITRYLRDSPQDFTVVATPGAGKTTFGLRIAAELLADRVIERVTVVTPTEHLKHQWAQSAASAGIAMDSSFRNAAGASSADLDGVAVTYAQVAAHPTLHRVRTERRKTLVILDEIHHAGDAKSWGDAVREAFTPAARRLGLTGTPFRSDDTPIPFITYEPDGEGSPRSKADHSYGYAEALRDGVVRPVLFLAYSGEARWRTSAGDEYVARLGEPLSAEETARAWRTALDPAGEWIPAVLQAADTRLSQLRAGGMPDAGALVIASDHVSAKAYAKILATMTGVEPVVVLSDDPQASSRIGEFSLSDDRWMVAVRMVSEGVDVPRLAVGVYATSASTPLFFAQAIGRFVRARKPKAGPPGARETASVFLPSVPVLLDLASELEAQRDHVIGKPHREKNGWDDELLAEANRQRDEPGEEEKAFTSLGAEAELDQLIYDGSSFGTAAFAATSDEEDYLGLPGLLEPDQVRALLRQRQEQQLDAAAARQAQKAAAPAPAAPARSRNTTERLAELRKELNTLVALYHHRTKKPHGAIHNQLRKYCGGPPTAMATIDQLEERIATLRSW; this comes from the coding sequence ATGGATCCGCCGGTTGCGGCCGATCCGCGTGAGCGGCCGTTGCGCGCCTGGCAGCGCCGGGCGATCACCCGGTATCTCCGGGATTCACCGCAGGACTTCACGGTGGTGGCGACTCCGGGAGCAGGCAAGACCACCTTCGGTCTGCGCATCGCCGCCGAGCTGCTCGCCGATCGCGTGATCGAGCGGGTCACCGTGGTGACTCCGACGGAGCACCTGAAGCATCAGTGGGCCCAGTCCGCCGCCTCGGCGGGGATCGCGATGGACTCCTCATTCCGCAACGCGGCCGGGGCCAGCTCGGCGGACCTCGACGGCGTCGCGGTCACCTACGCCCAGGTCGCGGCCCATCCGACGCTGCACCGGGTGCGCACCGAGCGGCGCAAGACGCTGGTGATCCTCGACGAGATCCACCACGCGGGCGACGCCAAGTCCTGGGGCGACGCCGTCCGGGAGGCCTTCACCCCGGCGGCTCGACGGCTCGGCCTGACCGGGACCCCGTTCCGCAGCGACGACACGCCGATCCCGTTCATCACCTACGAACCGGACGGCGAGGGCTCCCCGCGCAGCAAGGCCGATCACTCCTACGGGTACGCCGAGGCGCTGCGCGACGGCGTGGTCCGGCCGGTGCTGTTCCTCGCCTACTCGGGTGAGGCTCGCTGGCGTACCAGTGCGGGGGACGAGTACGTCGCCCGGCTCGGGGAGCCGTTGAGCGCCGAGGAGACCGCTCGCGCCTGGCGTACCGCGCTCGACCCGGCGGGGGAATGGATTCCCGCCGTGTTGCAGGCAGCGGACACCCGGCTCTCCCAGCTCCGGGCAGGCGGGATGCCGGACGCGGGCGCCCTGGTGATCGCCTCGGATCACGTCTCGGCGAAGGCCTACGCGAAGATTCTCGCCACCATGACGGGGGTCGAGCCCGTGGTCGTGCTGTCCGACGATCCGCAGGCCTCCAGCCGGATCGGCGAGTTCTCCCTCTCCGACGACCGGTGGATGGTCGCGGTGCGGATGGTCAGCGAGGGCGTCGACGTCCCCAGGCTCGCGGTGGGTGTGTACGCCACGAGCGCCTCGACGCCGCTGTTCTTCGCACAGGCGATCGGTCGGTTCGTCCGGGCTCGCAAGCCCAAGGCGGGTCCGCCGGGGGCCAGGGAGACGGCGAGCGTGTTCCTGCCCAGCGTCCCGGTGCTGCTGGACCTGGCCAGCGAGCTCGAGGCCCAGCGGGATCACGTCATCGGCAAGCCGCATCGGGAGAAGAACGGCTGGGACGATGAACTGCTGGCCGAGGCCAACCGGCAGCGCGACGAGCCCGGCGAGGAGGAGAAGGCGTTCACCTCCCTCGGCGCCGAGGCAGAGCTGGATCAGCTCATCTACGACGGTTCGTCGTTCGGGACGGCCGCCTTCGCCGCGACCTCCGATGAGGAGGACTACCTGGGGCTGCCGGGACTGCTCGAACCGGATCAGGTCCGGGCTCTGCTGCGGCAGCGGCAGGAACAGCAGCTCGACGCCGCCGCCGCCCGTCAGGCTCAGAAGGCGGCGGCCCCGGCTCCCGCGGCGCCTGCGCGAAGCCGGAACACGACGGAGCGGCTCGCCGAACTGCGCAAGGAACTGAACACACTGGTCGCCCTGTATCACCACCGGACCAAGAAGCCGCACGGGGCGATCCACAACCAGCTGCGCAAGTACTGCGGCGGACCGCCGACCGCGATGGCCACCATCGATCAGCTCGAAGAGCGCATCGCGACTCTGCGTTCCTGGTGA
- a CDS encoding sugar ABC transporter permease has protein sequence MTEGSASSSTSPASTTTDQPAEGFGIDTTRRDTAGALRDYVSRLRGGQLGALPALLGLATLFVVFALLSDRFLTLGNLANLLSQGAGTAVIAMGLVFVLLMGDIDLSAGTASGVAASVMALHLVEGGNLLGAMGGTVFAVFCGGLVVAAVLALVMRVWAGAAMAILGLLLVLLGVPANPWLEMLLAICVGAAIGCITGFLVARVGIPAFVVTLALFLAWGGVVLQLIGQGGTLGLRNDVMFSVANGNLPIWGSWLLFVLAAGGYSALLLIRHFNRLRHDLVAQPTPLVLTRVGAVLALGASATWLLTINRSNSETIQIAGVPYVVPIVLVLLVLGTFVLDRTRYGRHLYAIGGNREAARRAGIDVAKLRMSVFVVCSTVAAVGAIIYSSKVGSVDPQAGGGNTLLFAVGAAVIGGTSLFGGKGRVRDAVIGGAVIATIDNGLGLLGQSAAMVSIVTGLVLLLAASVDAVSRRRAAAVGR, from the coding sequence ATGACAGAGGGCTCAGCCTCCTCGTCTACCAGCCCGGCCTCGACCACGACGGACCAGCCAGCCGAGGGCTTCGGCATCGACACCACCCGACGGGACACCGCAGGGGCGCTGCGTGACTATGTCTCCCGGCTGCGCGGCGGCCAGCTCGGTGCGCTGCCCGCCTTACTCGGACTGGCCACGCTCTTCGTCGTCTTCGCGCTGCTCTCGGACCGATTCCTGACCCTGGGCAACCTCGCGAACCTGCTCAGCCAGGGCGCGGGCACCGCGGTGATCGCCATGGGCCTGGTGTTCGTCCTGCTGATGGGCGACATCGATCTGTCTGCGGGCACCGCCTCCGGAGTGGCCGCCTCCGTGATGGCCCTGCACCTCGTCGAGGGCGGCAACCTGCTCGGTGCCATGGGCGGCACCGTCTTCGCCGTCTTCTGCGGCGGGCTGGTCGTCGCCGCCGTACTCGCCCTGGTGATGCGGGTCTGGGCAGGCGCGGCCATGGCGATCCTCGGGCTGCTCCTGGTCCTGCTGGGCGTGCCTGCCAACCCGTGGCTGGAGATGCTGCTCGCGATCTGCGTCGGCGCCGCCATCGGCTGCATCACCGGCTTCCTCGTCGCCCGCGTCGGCATCCCGGCGTTCGTGGTGACCCTGGCGCTGTTCCTCGCCTGGGGCGGCGTGGTCCTTCAGCTGATCGGCCAGGGCGGCACGCTGGGGCTGCGCAACGACGTGATGTTCTCGGTGGCCAACGGGAATCTGCCGATCTGGGGAAGCTGGCTGCTCTTCGTCCTCGCAGCGGGCGGATACTCGGCGCTGCTGCTCATCCGCCACTTCAACCGGCTTCGTCATGATCTCGTCGCCCAGCCCACGCCGCTGGTGCTGACGCGAGTGGGCGCCGTGCTCGCTCTCGGCGCGTCGGCCACCTGGCTGCTGACGATCAACCGGTCCAACAGCGAGACCATCCAGATCGCAGGCGTTCCCTACGTCGTGCCGATCGTGCTGGTGCTGCTCGTCCTCGGCACCTTCGTCCTGGACCGCACCCGGTACGGCAGGCACCTCTACGCCATCGGTGGGAACCGGGAGGCCGCGCGACGGGCGGGCATCGACGTCGCGAAGCTGCGAATGAGCGTGTTCGTGGTGTGCTCCACCGTCGCCGCCGTCGGCGCGATCATCTATTCCTCGAAGGTCGGCTCGGTCGATCCCCAGGCAGGCGGCGGGAACACCCTGCTCTTCGCCGTCGGTGCGGCCGTGATCGGCGGAACCTCGCTGTTCGGCGGCAAGGGCCGGGTCCGTGACGCCGTCATCGGCGGTGCCGTCATCGCCACCATCGACAACGGCCTGGGCCTCCTCGGCCAGTCGGCGGCCATGGTCTCCATCGTGACCGGCCTGGTACTGCTGCTCGCCGCCAGCGTCGACGCCGTCTCCCGTCGACGAGCCGCCGCCGTGGGGCGGTAG
- a CDS encoding FkbM family methyltransferase, whose translation MSDPAPRLRPVPPLPENSGAFVNGRTRNLVRVLRWFAGRTSFVEKEILGLDAVVRPGDTCLDIGAEYGLYTYQLLRLVGAQGVVHTVEPQPSLVKALRVALRGLGARNAQVHATAVGADSGAGVLSLPRRNGLPVHGRAFLTTGAKNHGPNAEFASNRPIRVPVTTVDELCAREGLSEVHFIKADVEGAELALLDGAGRVLKENRPALLLEIEDRHLAKFEHRAEDLVARLATLDYVPYVWEDGWRKTEQVTEQHRNYLFTARPIAAR comes from the coding sequence TTGAGTGACCCAGCACCCCGCCTGCGGCCGGTCCCGCCCCTGCCGGAGAACTCCGGCGCCTTCGTGAACGGCCGGACGAGAAACCTCGTCAGAGTGCTGCGGTGGTTCGCGGGCCGGACGTCCTTCGTGGAGAAGGAGATCCTCGGTCTCGACGCGGTCGTCCGCCCGGGAGACACCTGCCTGGACATCGGAGCGGAGTACGGTCTCTACACCTATCAGCTGCTGCGACTCGTGGGTGCCCAGGGTGTGGTGCACACCGTCGAACCGCAGCCGAGCCTCGTCAAGGCCCTGCGGGTGGCGTTGCGCGGGCTCGGCGCACGCAACGCCCAGGTCCACGCGACCGCCGTCGGCGCGGACTCCGGCGCCGGTGTGCTCAGCCTGCCGCGCCGCAACGGGCTGCCGGTGCACGGACGTGCCTTCCTCACCACCGGCGCCAAGAACCACGGCCCGAACGCGGAGTTCGCGTCCAACCGGCCGATCCGAGTGCCTGTGACCACCGTCGACGAACTGTGCGCGCGTGAGGGTCTGTCCGAGGTCCATTTCATCAAGGCCGACGTCGAAGGCGCGGAACTGGCCCTGCTGGACGGAGCAGGCCGCGTGCTCAAGGAGAACCGGCCCGCACTGCTGCTGGAGATCGAGGACCGGCATCTGGCCAAGTTCGAGCACCGCGCCGAAGATCTCGTGGCCAGGCTCGCGACCCTGGACTACGTCCCCTACGTGTGGGAGGACGGCTGGCGGAAGACCGAGCAGGTCACCGAGCAGCACCGCAACTACCTGTTCACCGCGCGCCCCATCGCCGCCCGCTGA
- a CDS encoding YihY/virulence factor BrkB family protein yields the protein MDQVDDTDAEQQRDGTARGRTRLATLSRRTLRRAWEDDIGAEAAEAAFWSTLSLPPLLLGVLGSIGFVGGWFGPEVVAEVQAQILAFCAHVFSPTLVEEIIAPTVTDILTQGRGGIVSLGFLTSLWAGSSAMASYIDAVTVAYQQYDVRNPVWQRMVALLLYVAGLFMAMITLPVLALGPDLLISLLPDSWQPGINRLGDWMYYPIAGLLLTLTITTLYKVALPRKPPWHRGLPGAVLAVVVFLAAGVVLRRYIAWVSDTGYSYGALSAPIAFLLFTFFLGFAIVLGAHVNAGIDELWPPPPTHRERQRRRQEQFDRVTTRLRLERGRQAWRRRHRVPGPWEMEQATSRQGESGDRAPGAGGSATAVSGDTSDRVEAGRTAGPLGTVPAEETSLDAVPTQAAPASTDVIAARAAVADPVDTEPSVADGTTEPGSTTATRRVDPGDRAP from the coding sequence ATGGACCAGGTCGACGACACCGACGCTGAGCAGCAACGCGACGGGACCGCCCGAGGACGTACCCGACTCGCCACGCTGTCCCGACGGACGCTGCGCCGAGCCTGGGAGGACGACATCGGCGCGGAGGCGGCCGAAGCCGCGTTCTGGTCGACGCTGTCCCTGCCGCCGCTGCTGCTCGGCGTGCTCGGCAGCATCGGATTCGTCGGCGGCTGGTTCGGCCCCGAGGTCGTCGCGGAGGTCCAGGCCCAGATCCTCGCGTTCTGTGCACACGTCTTCAGTCCGACGCTCGTCGAGGAGATCATCGCCCCGACCGTCACGGACATCCTGACCCAGGGCAGGGGCGGCATCGTCTCGCTGGGCTTCCTGACCTCGCTGTGGGCAGGCTCGTCGGCGATGGCGTCCTATATCGACGCCGTCACCGTCGCCTATCAGCAGTACGACGTCCGCAATCCCGTCTGGCAGCGGATGGTCGCGCTCCTGCTCTACGTGGCGGGCCTGTTCATGGCGATGATCACGCTGCCGGTGCTGGCGCTCGGACCCGATCTGCTCATCTCTCTGCTGCCGGACTCGTGGCAGCCGGGGATCAACCGGCTTGGCGACTGGATGTACTACCCGATCGCCGGACTGCTGCTCACCCTCACGATCACGACGCTCTACAAGGTCGCACTGCCGCGCAAGCCGCCGTGGCACCGAGGGCTGCCCGGCGCCGTGCTGGCCGTGGTGGTCTTCCTCGCCGCCGGGGTCGTGCTCCGTCGCTACATCGCCTGGGTCTCCGACACCGGCTACAGCTACGGAGCGCTGAGCGCGCCGATCGCCTTCCTCCTCTTCACGTTCTTCCTCGGCTTCGCCATCGTCCTCGGCGCGCATGTCAACGCGGGCATCGACGAGTTGTGGCCGCCCCCTCCCACGCATCGAGAACGGCAGCGCAGACGACAGGAACAGTTCGACCGCGTCACGACCCGGCTGCGGCTGGAACGAGGCAGGCAGGCCTGGCGCCGACGGCATCGCGTACCAGGGCCGTGGGAGATGGAGCAGGCGACGTCGCGACAAGGCGAGTCGGGCGACCGCGCGCCGGGAGCAGGCGGTTCGGCGACCGCTGTGAGTGGCGACACGAGCGATCGGGTCGAGGCGGGACGGACGGCCGGGCCGCTCGGCACCGTGCCGGCCGAGGAGACGTCCCTCGATGCGGTGCCGACGCAGGCCGCGCCCGCCTCCACAGACGTCATCGCTGCGCGGGCCGCCGTTGCGGACCCGGTCGACACCGAGCCCTCCGTTGCGGACGGCACGACGGAGCCGGGTTCCACTACGGCCACGAGACGGGTCGACCCCGGAGACCGTGCGCCCTGA
- a CDS encoding ROK family protein: MALGARPDGVRRHNRSTLLRRLHTLGAGSRTELAAELGLNRSTIKALVDGLAAAGLVTERAVAPNGTAGRPSLLVSPRPESLCVLAVDVAVERITVALVGFGGRILVGRHRPVQRGDTEPTVVIERVAAVAEALSLGGLRPAEVAVSVPGIVRRADGLVHEAPNLRWTEVPLGTLLGEALDLPVAVGNDADLGALAEHRRGAARGVGDVVYLSADIGVGGGVITGGLPLRGSTGHVGEVGHMVLRPGGRLCYCGCRGCWETEVGEQALSRALGLPADASRRRLVAELRTIAEKQDTMHGRLDEYAGWLGVGVVNLVNLLAPELVVLGGLLAALPPDLLAGVEARARDRSLVGRAAARSVRIRPAELGGQASLLGAAELAFERVIAAS; encoded by the coding sequence ATGGCACTCGGAGCCCGTCCGGACGGCGTGCGCAGGCACAATCGCAGCACCCTGCTGCGCAGACTGCACACACTCGGTGCCGGCAGTCGCACCGAGCTGGCCGCGGAGCTGGGCCTCAACCGCAGCACCATCAAGGCGTTGGTCGACGGGCTGGCCGCTGCCGGACTGGTCACCGAGCGGGCGGTGGCGCCGAACGGAACGGCGGGCCGCCCCTCGCTGCTGGTCTCGCCTCGGCCCGAGTCGCTGTGCGTGCTGGCGGTGGACGTCGCGGTGGAGCGCATCACCGTCGCGCTCGTCGGATTCGGCGGCCGCATCCTGGTCGGGAGGCACCGTCCCGTCCAACGCGGGGACACCGAGCCCACGGTGGTCATCGAACGGGTGGCCGCCGTGGCGGAGGCCTTGAGCCTGGGCGGTCTGCGACCCGCCGAGGTCGCGGTGTCGGTGCCCGGCATCGTGCGGCGTGCCGACGGGCTCGTTCACGAGGCGCCGAATCTCCGCTGGACCGAGGTGCCACTGGGGACGCTGCTCGGCGAGGCGCTCGACCTTCCGGTGGCGGTCGGCAACGATGCTGATCTCGGAGCCCTGGCGGAACACCGGCGCGGCGCGGCGCGGGGCGTCGGCGACGTCGTCTACCTGTCTGCCGACATCGGCGTCGGCGGCGGCGTGATCACCGGTGGACTGCCCCTGCGCGGCTCGACCGGTCACGTCGGCGAGGTGGGACACATGGTCCTGCGGCCGGGCGGGCGGCTCTGCTACTGCGGCTGCCGAGGCTGCTGGGAGACCGAGGTGGGCGAACAGGCCCTCAGCCGGGCACTCGGTCTGCCTGCCGACGCCTCCCGACGGCGCCTGGTCGCCGAGCTGCGGACGATCGCGGAGAAGCAGGACACGATGCACGGCAGGCTCGACGAGTACGCGGGCTGGCTCGGCGTCGGAGTGGTCAACCTCGTGAATCTGCTCGCCCCGGAGCTCGTCGTGCTCGGCGGCCTGCTCGCCGCACTGCCCCCCGACCTGCTGGCGGGGGTGGAGGCTCGAGCACGTGACCGGAGCCTGGTCGGCCGGGCCGCCGCCAGGTCCGTACGCATCCGGCCCGCCGAGCTGGGTGGCCAGGCGAGCCTGCTCGGTGCGGCCGAACTCGCCTTCGAACGGGTCATAGCGGCGAGCTGA
- a CDS encoding ATP-binding cassette domain-containing protein: MAEGDPILELRAVNKSFGPVHVLHDVDFVVRPGQVTALVGDNGAGKSTLIKSIAGIHPIDSGEILFDGRPVRINDPKDAAELGIEVVYQDLALADNLDIVQNMFLGRERLRGGLLDEADMEKAARSTLSALSVRTVSSVRTPVASLSGGQRQTVAIAKAVLWESRVVLLDEPTAALGVAQTRQVLDLVRRLAEQGLGVVLISHNLNDVFEVADRVATLYLGRLVAELPVKETNNSQVVELITAGRSGDIGLRRPENVAL; encoded by the coding sequence GTGGCCGAAGGCGATCCGATCCTGGAACTTCGCGCGGTAAACAAGAGCTTCGGACCCGTGCACGTCCTGCACGACGTGGACTTCGTCGTCCGTCCCGGCCAGGTCACGGCGCTGGTCGGCGACAACGGCGCGGGCAAGTCGACGCTGATCAAGTCCATCGCGGGCATCCACCCCATCGATTCCGGCGAGATCCTCTTCGACGGCAGGCCGGTGCGGATCAACGATCCGAAGGACGCGGCCGAGCTGGGCATCGAGGTCGTCTATCAGGACCTCGCGCTGGCCGACAACCTCGACATCGTGCAGAACATGTTCCTCGGCCGCGAGCGGCTGCGCGGCGGCCTGCTCGACGAGGCGGACATGGAGAAGGCCGCGCGCAGCACGCTGTCGGCTCTCTCGGTGCGCACCGTGTCCTCGGTCCGTACGCCGGTGGCCTCGCTGTCCGGCGGTCAGCGCCAGACCGTCGCCATCGCCAAGGCGGTGCTCTGGGAGAGCCGGGTCGTGCTGCTCGACGAGCCGACCGCCGCCCTCGGCGTCGCCCAGACCCGCCAAGTGCTCGATCTGGTCCGCAGGCTCGCCGAACAGGGTCTCGGCGTCGTCCTGATCAGCCACAACCTCAACGACGTCTTCGAGGTCGCCGACCGGGTCGCCACCCTGTACCTGGGCAGGCTCGTCGCGGAGCTGCCGGTCAAGGAGACGAACAACAGCCAGGTGGTCGAGCTGATCACCGCAGGACGATCCGGCGACATCGGACTGCGTCGCCCGGAGAACGTCGCGCTCTGA